One part of the Pseudomonadota bacterium genome encodes these proteins:
- a CDS encoding NYN domain-containing protein, with amino-acid sequence MVKPRLVAKIESEEPTLQLAVLIDADNAQASVIEGLLAEIARFGEATVKRIYGDFTAPTSASWKKVLQKYAIKPVQQFAYTTGKNATDSTLIIDAMDLLYTRKFDGFCLITSDSDFTGLAMRLREEGLIVLGFGEKKTPDAFRYACHKFIFTEVLRPSTGSESVEKPPKTKSKTRTPPAKAAAEETAPAKQKFPKEFVLDALEQSIDDTGWAGLGAFGSYLTKLQPDFDSRLYGYKKLSDLVKAKKDLFVTEERPIPGSSQKVLYLRAK; translated from the coding sequence TTGGTAAAACCACGGTTAGTTGCAAAAATTGAGTCTGAAGAGCCAACTCTTCAATTGGCGGTATTAATTGATGCGGACAATGCCCAGGCTTCTGTCATTGAAGGCCTGCTTGCGGAAATAGCGAGATTCGGCGAGGCAACCGTAAAGCGGATATATGGAGATTTCACGGCGCCGACCAGCGCTTCATGGAAGAAGGTGCTGCAGAAATATGCCATTAAGCCTGTCCAGCAGTTTGCCTACACGACCGGGAAAAACGCCACCGACAGTACGCTGATCATTGATGCGATGGACTTACTGTACACGCGAAAATTCGATGGCTTTTGCCTGATCACCAGCGACAGTGATTTCACCGGTTTGGCGATGCGATTGCGTGAAGAGGGGCTCATTGTTCTTGGCTTTGGGGAAAAGAAAACCCCGGATGCCTTTCGCTATGCCTGTCACAAATTTATTTTCACGGAAGTCCTGAGGCCAAGTACCGGTTCTGAGTCAGTTGAGAAGCCGCCAAAAACCAAGAGTAAGACCAGAACCCCACCAGCCAAAGCAGCTGCCGAGGAGACAGCACCGGCAAAGCAGAAATTCCCCAAAGAATTTGTTCTGGACGCATTGGAGCAGTCGATTGACGATACCGGCTGGGCAGGTCTGGGGGCTTTCGGGAGTTATCTCACCAAGCTGCAGCCGGACTTTGATTCCAGGCTTTATGGTTACAAGAAACTCTCTGATCTGGTGAAAGCAAAGAAGGACCTTTTCGTGACAGAAGAACGGCCGATACCGGGATCAAGTCAAAAGGTTTTGTATCTGCGGGCAAAATGA
- a CDS encoding PAS domain S-box protein, translating into MTSDTTSTSKEPAERFAELEKQERLLRLVSDNSPAYNAYVGIHDLRYKFVNKRYIEGFNRPREEIIGKHIKEIIGEANYEFALESINTVRNGQATSYVNTFNLKEGKRWIKVNFSPDFNTRGEVVGIVVLSYDITEQKQAEESLQKSETLYHDLVETSQDLIWQCDAEGRYIYLNPAWETTFGYQITEMLGKKFTDFQSPEQAKKDHAEFLRLKQGNSVKGFETVHLGKDGREIHLVFNAKFLTDETGDIVGTRGTAYDITDRYLAGKQLSESEEKYRDLVENTEDLITHTDQDGRFTFVNHTSRKIFGISPEECVGLRALDFIHPDDRERTRNQLSDCVAGKRLKDSIENRQVNRITGESHTLLWSTSFTYDDSGSLVGIGGIARDVTPIRTAEQNYANLFAKMLDGFALHEIICDDAGRPVDYRFLSVNPAFEKLTGLIAEKLIGKTVLEVMPGTEKHWIDTYGKVAITGEPVLFENYSAELDKFFEISAYRPSEGQFACIFQDISSRKKAENALQERTNFLDKIIESAALSMWISDAEGTVIRANSACLDFFGATEDEVVGKYNLFKDIVIEKQGFMPVIRDVFAKKEPASIILDYDFGAVDHVEVKNATHKIIESVFTPVLDHNGDVSNIIVQAIDLTDIKKQEEALRKSEERYRLLYTNTPSMLHSIDQNGQLIDVSDTWLNKLGYLKEEVIGRKSSDFLTEDSRRYASETVLPEFFKTGSCTDISYTFVKKNGEEMDVLLSATAEKDTEGNIIRSLAVLEDVTEKIRLEAQLRHTQKMEAIGTLSGGIAHDFNNILSAVLGYAEIARDEIPDWNPAKHQIDEVLKAANRAKDLVKQILSFSRKGEQNRKPVKIQLLIEETLNFLRASIPTTIDIRLNMAPDCGAILADPTQIHQVLMNLCTNAAQAMEEDGGVLRIDLYEIELNGSGSGNDLNLKPGVYILLSIADTGVGISQKHLERIFDPYFTTKEVGKGSGMGLAVVHGIVLSHDGRITVESSAGQGSTFKLYFPRVAVEPEKQENVDTSPLPGGKENILIVDDDASIARLTQKRLEMLGYQPTAMTSSTEALELFRAAPHTYALVITDQTMPMLTGEQLAKELLKIRPDIPIIMSTGYSSKIDADKANLMGIRAFIMKPVDHKDLATTIRAVLNGN; encoded by the coding sequence ATGACCTCCGATACGACATCCACATCCAAAGAACCGGCCGAACGCTTCGCAGAGCTTGAGAAGCAGGAGCGTTTGCTTCGCCTGGTTTCTGATAATTCTCCCGCATACAACGCCTATGTAGGAATTCACGATCTTCGCTACAAGTTTGTGAATAAAAGATACATTGAAGGTTTCAACCGACCTCGGGAAGAAATTATCGGCAAGCATATCAAAGAAATCATCGGCGAGGCAAATTATGAATTTGCACTGGAATCCATCAATACCGTGAGGAACGGACAGGCGACCTCATATGTGAACACATTTAATCTCAAGGAAGGGAAACGCTGGATCAAAGTCAATTTTTCCCCGGATTTCAATACCCGGGGAGAAGTTGTCGGCATTGTTGTTCTCAGTTACGACATCACCGAGCAAAAACAGGCGGAGGAATCATTACAAAAGTCGGAAACCCTGTATCACGATCTTGTTGAAACCTCTCAAGACCTGATATGGCAGTGCGATGCCGAAGGCCGATATATCTACCTGAACCCGGCCTGGGAGACCACCTTCGGATATCAAATCACAGAAATGCTGGGGAAAAAATTTACCGACTTTCAGTCCCCGGAGCAGGCAAAAAAAGATCACGCGGAATTTTTACGGCTGAAACAGGGAAACTCGGTCAAGGGCTTTGAAACTGTCCATCTGGGGAAAGACGGCCGCGAAATCCATCTGGTATTCAACGCCAAGTTTCTGACCGATGAAACCGGCGATATTGTCGGCACCCGCGGGACCGCTTACGACATCACCGACCGATATCTTGCCGGAAAGCAGCTGAGTGAAAGTGAAGAGAAATACCGAGATCTGGTTGAAAATACCGAAGACCTTATCACCCACACTGATCAAGATGGCCGTTTTACGTTTGTAAATCACACTTCCCGGAAAATATTCGGCATTTCCCCTGAAGAGTGTGTCGGTTTGCGAGCCCTGGATTTCATCCATCCTGATGATCGAGAACGGACCCGGAACCAGCTCTCTGACTGTGTTGCCGGCAAAAGATTGAAGGATTCCATAGAAAATCGCCAGGTCAATCGAATCACAGGCGAATCGCATACCCTTCTCTGGTCAACATCTTTTACCTATGATGATTCCGGTTCCCTTGTCGGTATTGGAGGAATTGCCCGAGATGTCACGCCAATCCGGACAGCGGAACAAAACTATGCAAATCTCTTCGCAAAGATGCTCGATGGATTTGCGCTGCATGAAATTATCTGTGACGATGCCGGAAGGCCGGTTGATTATAGATTTCTCAGCGTAAATCCCGCCTTTGAAAAGTTAACGGGATTAATCGCCGAAAAACTTATCGGCAAGACGGTGTTAGAGGTTATGCCGGGAACCGAAAAACACTGGATTGACACCTATGGTAAGGTGGCCATCACCGGAGAGCCGGTATTATTTGAAAATTACTCAGCTGAACTGGACAAGTTCTTCGAAATATCGGCATACCGACCGTCAGAAGGACAATTCGCCTGTATATTTCAGGATATTTCCTCCCGGAAAAAGGCTGAAAATGCTCTGCAGGAGAGAACCAACTTTCTCGACAAAATCATTGAGAGCGCAGCCTTGAGCATGTGGATTTCCGACGCGGAAGGGACTGTCATCAGGGCAAACTCAGCCTGTCTGGATTTTTTCGGCGCCACTGAAGATGAGGTGGTCGGCAAATATAATCTGTTCAAAGATATTGTTATAGAGAAGCAGGGATTCATGCCGGTCATCAGAGATGTTTTTGCAAAGAAAGAACCTGCCAGCATCATTTTGGATTACGATTTCGGGGCCGTTGACCATGTTGAAGTAAAAAATGCCACCCACAAAATCATAGAATCGGTCTTCACACCGGTTCTGGATCACAACGGCGATGTTTCAAACATCATCGTTCAGGCGATAGACCTCACCGACATAAAAAAGCAGGAAGAAGCATTACGAAAGAGCGAGGAAAGGTACCGTCTTTTATATACGAACACCCCGTCCATGCTGCACTCTATCGATCAGAACGGACAGCTTATTGATGTCAGTGATACCTGGCTGAACAAACTCGGATATCTTAAAGAAGAAGTGATCGGGCGGAAATCCAGCGATTTTCTCACTGAAGATTCACGGCGTTACGCTTCCGAAACAGTTCTGCCGGAGTTTTTTAAAACCGGGAGCTGCACTGATATCAGTTATACATTCGTGAAGAAAAACGGCGAGGAGATGGACGTTCTTCTTTCCGCTACTGCTGAAAAAGATACTGAAGGGAATATCATCCGATCACTTGCCGTGCTGGAGGATGTCACAGAAAAAATCAGGCTTGAGGCGCAACTTCGTCATACCCAGAAAATGGAAGCCATCGGCACCTTGTCCGGGGGAATAGCGCATGATTTCAATAATATCCTTTCCGCTGTTCTTGGTTACGCCGAAATAGCCAGGGACGAAATTCCCGACTGGAACCCCGCCAAACACCAGATTGATGAGGTCCTGAAAGCCGCCAATCGGGCAAAGGACCTGGTGAAACAGATCCTGTCGTTCAGCCGTAAGGGGGAGCAGAATCGGAAACCGGTAAAGATTCAGCTGTTGATAGAAGAGACCTTGAACTTCCTCCGGGCTTCAATTCCCACAACTATTGATATCAGACTCAATATGGCTCCGGACTGTGGAGCGATACTGGCCGACCCGACCCAGATCCATCAGGTTCTTATGAATCTCTGCACGAACGCTGCCCAGGCCATGGAAGAAGATGGCGGAGTCTTACGCATTGATCTCTATGAAATCGAGCTGAATGGCTCCGGTTCCGGCAACGACTTAAACTTGAAACCCGGGGTGTATATTCTTTTATCGATTGCCGATACCGGTGTCGGTATTTCCCAAAAACATCTCGAACGGATCTTCGACCCCTACTTCACCACGAAAGAGGTGGGGAAAGGTTCGGGCATGGGTTTGGCTGTGGTCCATGGAATTGTTCTCAGCCACGACGGACGGATTACAGTTGAGAGTTCCGCCGGTCAGGGGTCAACGTTCAAATTATATTTTCCAAGGGTAGCAGTGGAACCGGAAAAACAGGAGAATGTCGACACAAGCCCACTCCCCGGAGGCAAGGAGAATATTCTGATCGTGGATGATGACGCCAGCATTGCCCGGCTTACGCAAAAAAGACTGGAAATGCTCGGGTACCAGCCAACCGCCATGACAAGCAGCACCGAAGCCCTTGAGCTTTTCAGGGCCGCCCCTCATACCTACGCTCTGGTCATTACGGATCAGACAATGCCGATGCTGACCGGGGAACAGCTTGCCAAGGAACTTCTTAAAATCCGGCCTGATATCCCGATTATCATGTCTACCGGGTACAGTTCAAAAATTGATGCCGATAAGGCAAATTTAATGGGCATCCGCGCTTTTATCATGAAACCGGTCGATCACAAGGATCTTGCAACAACGATCCGAGCAGTCCTGAATGGGAATTGA